The Nicotiana tabacum cultivar K326 chromosome 1, ASM71507v2, whole genome shotgun sequence genome segment cactgagagttgttggactttgaaaagggttgttgaaaaccTCATAGAACAAAAGCGGATAGTGTTAAAGGACAAAGacattcctaatgtgaccaacaatccGTTACCGGCTAACAACAATGGACCAATTATTGGGATGATCTgcgaagataaagagtttgatccTATCTTGAAAGCCATCATTGCAATCGCCGACATTGAGAAAAAGCCCAAGACGTATGTAAAGCAAGAAAAGGTGGACAAGAAGAGTAAAAACCCCCCTCAAAACACAGAAAAAGCAGTGGAAACCAAAACTGAGGTAGTACCCTCGAAAGATGTCATCCTTTATGTCCCCCGAGGTTCGAAGAAAGGACAAGTGACATTGGACCCTCCAAGAAGGTTTGAGCTGAACAAAGGATCTAAAATGTATGTGCCCAAAGGGACCTATGCGGAACGGGGGCcaataatttcaccaaggctgaatgagcccgtgatTATTGGACGCGTGCCGCAGAGGCCCATGACAGATCCTACTACCGTCCCGTGGAATTATAACAAGgcggtagtaacctacaaaggaaaagaaatcctggGAGAAGTGAATGAAACTAACCCAACTGAGAAATACCTCAACTTGGAGGAGTTGAATGATTCTACAAAGAAGCGTTTCCCACTCAAGAAACCAGTTAGCGCCgaggaagcggaagagtttttcaggaaaatgaaaactgcggactacgagataattgaccaactccgaAAGTCTCCCGCTCAGGTCTCGTTGTTGTCTCTATTAATGAATTCAACtgagcatcagaaagtgttgatCAAGACCCTCAACGAAGCTTACGTCCCAATTGAAACTACCGTGGAACAGCTAGAAAGGATGGCAGAAAGATTCTTCATGATCAATCAGatttccttcagcaaaaatgatcTGCCCCCGGAAGAGGCCGCTCACAACAAGGCCCTCCACCTAACAGTTAAATGTGAAGGGTACTATATGAAGAGGGTCATGCTGGATGGCGGGTCCGGAGTAGATATCTGTCCCCTTTCGACTCTCCAAACAATGGAGATCAAGACAGGGAGAATCAGGTCCAACAGCGTATGTGTTCGTGCCTTTGACGGCATCAAAAGGGACACCCTAGGCGAGATCTatttgattttgactattggacctgtggattttgaggtgacctttcaggtccTAGATATGGATACTTCTTACAATTTCGTTctaggaaggccttggattcatgcgaCGGAAGCCataccttctactctccaccagatggtaaaatttgtatATGAAAATCAAGAGATTATAGTCCACGGAGAGGTGAGCATTCAATTTATCGAGACCCGTCGGTTCCATGCCTCGAAGCTAAGGAGGGTAGTGAACACATAGTCTATCAAGTTTTCGAGGTTTTGGTCGCAGACCAATGCGAAAAAGGAAGCCCTTACCCTCAACCTTTTCTCTCAAAAGCGTCAgttatggttgccaaggaaatgatcaggcatggttatAAACTGGGGAAGGGACTCGGGGCATCGTTGCAAGGTATCACCGAACCTATCACCTTACCTACCGCCGAAAAGTTCTTCGGTGTTGGTTTTTACACCGAAGAAGCTGACGTAATGTGGGAAAACCAACGGAAGAGCAATGGTTGGGTTTTATCTCAGCCAATTCCGCATCTTTACAGAACATTTGTCAGACCCAAGTACAATGAAGAAAGAGAGGATGAGACCTTCACGACCGAGAAAATTGTAGAAATCTGTGGGGTTATGAGGCAAATGCTGTACGAAACCCATATGGTTCAGCcgggagaaggctcgagcaccgctgaggtgctttaCATGGGGCCTGGTGCCAAAttgcaaaactggaaggctactccgttTCCGATCAAGCGGGAATCCTGGTAGAccagtcttgccaccttttctgcatcacgagttattttggggtgtaactcgaatgatttccttttagtttcctgtccttaaattctgatgtaaaccctattatcttcaaaattcaatgaaatgaaattaatatttcatctttcatcttatttattctctctgatttttttattttttttgttttatttctttcagttctaataatgcggttttaaataacatgacatgcttgcggacttcatgcccggatccaaACATGCAGTCTAGCtacgaaataatgaaccaagaaatggaatacgatgaagaagaggcttttaaggaaataaatcgagaattggaacactttgagaacaaacctaagccgAATTTGAATGACACCGAAtcggttaatttgggaactcctgaggaaatccgagagaccaaaataagcattcacacggacgagagAACGCGAGACGCGATAGTTCAACtactttttgaatttaaagatgtgtttgcttggtcatacaatgacatgccaggattaagcgttgatctagtggtgcataaattgccaattcaccctgattgtcctccagttcaacaaaatcaaagaaagttcaaaactgatgtcagtgacaagattaaagaagaaatcaccaagcagatGAAAACGGGAGTAAatcgggtagtccagtacaccacgtggttggcgaatgtagttccagtgccgaaaaaagatgggaagactcgggtatgtgtggattatcgatatttgaacagagcaagtcccaaagacaatttcccattgcccaacatccacatccttgttgataattgcgccaaacatgagatccagtctttcgtagattgttacgctggatatcatcaggtattgatggatgaagaagacgccgagaagactgccttcactacaccatggggcacttactgttaccgggttatgccattcggtctgaagaatgccggggcaacttacatgagagccatgactgccat includes the following:
- the LOC142163378 gene encoding uncharacterized protein LOC142163378; the encoded protein is MAYFGETLIDIASEWYTDQEVSRWHIWDDLARDFVRQFQYNIHIAPDRNSLSNLKKRPSESFREYAVKWHEQAARVKPPMDETEMVSVFLQAQEADYYQNMMSALGKPFAEAIKIGEMVENGLKTGVVENLIEQKRIVLKDKDIPNVTNNPLPANNNGPIIGMICEDKEFDPILKAIIAIADIEKKPKTYVKQEKVDKKSKNPPQNTEKAVETKTEVVPSKDVILYVPRGSKKGQVTLDPPRRFELNKGSKMYVPKGTYAERGPIISPRLNEPVIIGRVPQRPMTDPTTVPWNYNKAVVTYKGKEILGEVNETNPTEKYLNLEELNDSTKKRFPLKKPKVLIKTLNEAYVPIETTVEQLERMAERFFMINQISFSKNDLPPEEAAHNKALHLTVKCEGYYMKRVMLDGGSGVDICPLSTLQTMEIKTGRIRSNSVLDMDTSYNFVLGRPWIHATEAIPSTLHQMVKFVYENQEIIVHGEEMIRHGYKLGKGLGASLQGITEPITLPTAEKFFGVGFYTEEADVMWENQRKSNGWVLSQPIPHLYRTFVRPKYNEEREDETFTTEKIVEICGVMRQMLYETHMVQPGEGSSTAEVLYMGPGAKLQNWKATPFPIKRESW